One genomic window of Quercus robur chromosome 6, dhQueRobu3.1, whole genome shotgun sequence includes the following:
- the LOC126733163 gene encoding zinc finger CCCH domain-containing protein 44, which translates to MEEQQQQQLNQNQNQQALVPYKPRIQDGGGQSQPCFDNSSEQSRDVDLMSVDQCHIDDSKLVGATPAATEDASKAAVELMMMMTKTTTQNKVEPSPLPVVPDTTTPTTTTTTTTTTTVVVAKRKRGRPPRGQPKMTITSPPPRKKKDEEDVCFICFDGGSLVLCDRRGCPKAYHPSCIKRDEAFFKSRAKWNCGWHICSSCQKAAHYMCYTCTYSLCKGCIKDADYLCVRGNNGFCGTCMRTVKLIENLQGNKDTAQVDFDDKSSWEYLFKMYWIFLKGKLSLTLDELTRAKNPWKEADTIVCKTESSGEVYDGNNDKGSSFNHSCTGIETNNSRKRKTRKQPLLNKDCLSMEKSVSNNGMHLPEGTIWASKELLEFVAHMKNGDTSPIPQFDVQALLLEYITKNNLRDPQRKCQIVCDSRLINLFGKARVGHFEMLKLLESHFLIKENSPADDILRVGVVDAVARQLETDGNYDNQLPTGSDKRRRTRKRPDERGSHINLDAFAAIDVHNINLIYLRRNLMESLMDDADKFHDKVIGSFVRIRIPNNDQKQEMYRLVQVVGTSKVTEPYKIGERTTDVMLEILNLDKKEVISIEGISNQEFSEDECKRLRQSIKCGLIKQLNVGEIQTKAMTLKAVRVNDVLEAEILRLNHLRDRASEKGHKKELRECVEKLQLLKSPEERQRRLYEIPEVHTDPKMDPSYDSEDNAGELDEKRQDVSLISKLSGYGRKGRELISALRAGDISDDIGSRKNFTKSCEQSSKVGMTSNSDEGGASQLHDTVNKSSWNQEREAPGINSWNPPANQVNTSGSLDIAWNSQAVVVASEISPLALSSVSEESANDSETDKIWHYEDPAGKTQGPFSMLQLRKWSEHFPSDQRIWRINEKQDKSVLLTDALSGQYNEVPPFLDNGNLLSQGVGVASDVGDNIRDGGCSESMNAAQTDNKEVEGSSKPKQEDSSVYSNNNDEVFRGNEWGSNSSSWTTPADVANSDERRNEVSLPGWDSSQGNNSWLDQPQLCNSSLTPPAFSGKSDETLSHQVRKDHGGESNSGQENGNCNSNSTADGQTKNEQGYENRSDSEGHSGQSSGQSQRGPPINGSLNSWDSNSGFTSVVKSLETTAKNQEIVIPDLPSPAPKQNNEDSKCQAGENKQAVSSSVPVQNADPSWSTASSLVGGGTQIHDVAAKWGGYSPTPAKPSVEEWDSSLVSASSLKPTEMISDHAATPTSINHQLTHSSPSHPPSNTSNWQAIVTEPADFCSLADESVSDLLAEVEAMESLDGLPSPTSIMKCGDALIDDSKNDCMSPLDGFSPALDPGKGDALSSTGDLQVPSQSTVTDEPHGVSGADVLDPQKRSSGHSSTSFEVEGDAKPSDISVNQWESGSDIQPTPPSTASWDMGTTDWRVGSESTATSYGAVQGGANLGWGGLDQRTTNMGYGTGQVAAENSVSMNMSASAGNAGIWGTHPRYGGDRFSGPRDRGFQSRDLGYGRGRGMWNNRQSMFGGNGGGSFRPPPKGQRVCKFYESGYCKKGAACGYLHP; encoded by the exons ATGGAAGAGCAACAACAGCAACAgctaaatcaaaatcaaaatcaacaagCTTTGGTTCCTTACAAACCGCGTATTCAAGATGGAGGAGGGCAATCACAGCCTTGCTTTGACAATTCGTCGGAGCAGAGCAGAGACGTGGACCTCATGAGCGTCGATCAATGTCATATCGATGATTCCAAACTCGTCGGAGCTACACCGGCGGCGACGGAGGACGCTTCCAAGGCGGCGGTGgagttgatgatgatgatgacgaaaACAACGACGCAGAACAAGGTGGAGCCTTCTCCCCTTCCGGTGGTGCCGGATACTACTACTCCAACGACTActacgacgacgacgacgacgacgacggtGGTGGTGGCGAAGAGAAAGCGAGGTCGACCGCCGAGAGGTCAGCCGAAGATGACCATAACGTCGCCACCGCCGAGGAAGAAGAAGGACGAAGAGGACGTGTGTTTCATTTGCTTCGATGGTGGTAGCCTCGTGCTCTGTGATCGCCG GGGCTGCCCTAAAGCATACCATCCTTCATGCATTAAGCGGGACGAGGCGTTCTTTAAATCGCGGGCTAAATGGAATTGCG GTTGGCATATATGCAGTAGTTGTCAGAAGGCTGCACATTATATGTGCTATACTTGTACATATTCTTTGTGCAAGGGTTGTATCAAAGATGCTGATTATCTGTGCGTAAGAGGAAACAATGGATTTTGTGGCACATGCATGAGAACTGTGAAGCTGATCGAGAATTTGCAAGGAAATAAGGACACG GCTCAAGTGGATTTTGATGACAAAAGCAGCTGGGAGTATCTCTTCAAGATGTATTGGATATTTTTGAAGGGGAAACTGTCTTTGACTTTAGATGAGCTTACTCGAGCTAAAAATCCATGGAAAGAAGCTGATACTATAGTTTGTAAGACAGAATCTTCAGGTGAAGTTTATGATGGTAATAATGACAAAGGTTCTAGTTTCAACCATTCATGTACAGGCATAGAAACAAATAATTCCAGAAAGAGAAAGACTAGGAAGCAGCCTCTGCTTAATAAAGACTGTCTATCTATGGAGAAATCAGTTAGTAATAATGGGATGCATCTGCCTGAAGGCACAATATGGGCATCAAAGGAACTCTTAGAGTTTGTTGCGCATATGAAAAATGGTGATACATCCCCAATACCTCAGTTTGATGTCCAGGCTCTTTTGCTAGAGTATATAACGAAAAACAATCTCCGTGATCCTCAGCGAAAATGCCAAATTGTTTGTGATTCAAGGCTTATAAATCTATTTGGAAAAGCACGTGTTGGTCACTTTGAAATGCTCAAGCTTCTTGAATCTCACTTTCTTATAAAAGAAAACTCTCCAGCAGATGATATTTTAAGAGTGGGAGTTGTTGATGCTGTTGCACGTCAGTTGGAGACTGATGGGAATTATGATAACCAACTTCCGACAGGTAGTGATAAGAGGCGTAGAACACGTAAAAGACCTGATGAGAGAGGGTCACACATTAATTTAGATGCATTTGCAGCAATTGATGTTCACAACATTAACTTGATTTACTTGCGGCGTAATTTGATGGAGAGTCTTATGGATGATGCTGACAAATTTCATGACAAAGTTATTGGCTCATTTGTGCGAATAAGAATTCCCAATAATGACCAAAAGCAAGAAATGTATAGGCTTGTACAAGTTGTAG GTACAAGCAAGGTGACTGAACCATATAAAATTGGAGAAAGAACTACAGATGTGATGCTTGAAATCCTAAATTTAGACAAGAAAGAGGTCATATCAATCGAGGGGATTTCAAACCAGGAGTTCTCTGAG GATGAGTGCAAACGTTTACGCCAGAGTATAAAGTGTGGGCTCATCAAACAGTTGAATGTG GGTGAGATTCAGACAAAGGCAATGACGCTTAAAGCAGTGAGAGTGAATGAT GTGCTGGAAGCAGAGATATTGAGACTTAATCATCTACGTGATCGAGCAAGTGAAAAGGGACATAAGAAGGA GTTAAGAGAATGCGTGGAGAAATTACAACTTCTGAAGTCACCCGAGGAGCGTCAGCGTAGACTGTATGAGATTCCTGAAGTCCACACCGATCCAAAAATGGATCCAAGTTATGACTCTGAGGATAATGCTGGAGAATTAGATGAGAAGAGACAAG ATGTTAGtttgatatcaaaactttctgGCTATGGTAGAAAGGGGAGGGAGCTTATCTCTGCACTAAGAGCAGGTGATATATCAGACGATATTGGAAGCAGAAAAAACTTTACCAAGTCTTGTGAGCAGAGTAGTAAAGTTGGTATGACTAGTAATTCTGATGAAGGTGGTGCTTCCCAGCTTCATGATACAGTGAACAAATCCTCTTGGAATCAGGAAAGAGAAGCACCTGGAATAAATAGTTGGAATCCACCAGCAAACCAGGTTAATACTTCTGGTTCATTGGACATTGCTTGGAATAGTCAAGCAGTGGTGGTTGCATCAGAAATTTCACCACTGGCTCTTTCTTCAGTGTCAGAGGAATCTGCTAATGATTCTGAGACTGACAAAATTTGGCACTACGAGGACCCAGCTGGCAAAACTCAAGGGCCATTCTCTATGCTGCAGCTGCGTAAATGGAGTGAGCACTTCCCTTCTGATCAGAGAATATGGAGGATAAATGAAAAGCAAGATAAATCTGTACTTTTGACTGATGCATTAAGTGGACAATACAATGAAGTGCCACCTTTTCTGGATAATGGTAATTTACTGTCTCAGGGAGTTGGAGTTGCCTCAGATGTCGGAGATAATATCCGTGATGGTGGGTGTAGTGAGAGTATGAATGCTGCTCAGACAGACAATAAAGAAGTTGAGGGGAGCTCAAAGCCAAAGCAGGAAGACTCAAGTGTTTatagtaataataatgatgaagTTTTTAGGGGCAATGAATGGGGCTCTAATTCTTCTAGTTGGACTACACCTGCAGATGTTGCTAATTCCGATGAGAGAAGGAATGAAGTTTCTCTACCAGGCTGGGACTCATCCCAGGGAAATAATTCCTGGCTTGACCAGCCTCAATTGTGTAATAGTTCATTAACCCCACCTGCATTTTCTGGGAAGTCTGATGAAACTCTGTCACATCAAGTGAGGAAAGATCATGGGGGTGAAAGTAATTCTGGTCAGGAAAATGGAAATTGCAATTCAAACAGTACTGCTGACGGTCAAACTAAAAATGAACAGGGTTATGAGAACCGATCTGATAGTGAGGGCCATTCAGGCCAATCTTCTGGACAGAGCCAGAGGGGTCCACCCATAAATGGTTCATTGAACAGCTGGGATTCCAATTCTGGTTTTACCTCTGTAGTTAAGTCACTTGAAACAACAGCGAAAAATCAGGAAATTGTTATTCCAGATCTGCCCAGTCCCGCTCCAAAGCAAAACAATGAAGACTCAAAATGTCAGGCTGGTGAAAACAAGCAAGCTGTTTCTTCAAGTGTTCCTGTACAAAATGCAGACCCTTCCTGGAGCACTGCTTCTAGTTTAGTGGGTGGTGGGACTCAAATTCATGACGTAGCTGCTAAATGGGGTGGGTACTCCCCTACTCCAGCCAAACCTTCTGTTGAGGAATGGGACTCCAGTCTTGTCTCTGCATCTTCTCTGAAACCCACTGAAATGATCAGTGATCATGCCGCTACCCCAACTTCAATAAATCACCAACTGACACATTCTTCCCCGTCCCATCCTCCATCAAATACATCTAATTGGCAGGCAATAGTTACTGAACCTGCTGACTTCTGCTCTTTAGCTGACGAATCAGTTTCAGATCTGTTGGCTGAAGTTGAAGCGATGGAGTCTCTTGATGGCTTGCCTTCCCCTACTTCAATTATGAAGTGTGGAGATGCATTGATAGATGATTCTAAAAATGATTGTATGAGTCCTTTAGATGGGTTTAGCCCAGCACTTGATCCAGGAAAAGGTGACGCCTTAAGCTCCACTGGTGATTTACAAGTACCTTCTCAATCTACGGTGACTGATGAACCACATGGTGTATCTGGGGCCGATGTTCTTGATCCTCAAAAGAGGTCCAGTGGGCATTCCTCCACAAGTTTTGAAGTGGAGGGAGATGCTAAGCCCAGTGATATTTCAGTTAACCAATGGGAATCTGGTTCTGACATCCAACCTACACCGCCATCTACAGCAAGTTGGGACATGGGTACCACAGATTGGAGAGTGGGATCAGAAAGTACGGCCACTAGTTATGGAGCAGTGCAGGGAGGTGCAAACTTGGGCTGGGGAGGATTAGATCAAAGAACTACAAATATGGGTTATGGAACTGGTCAAGTAGCAGCAGAGAACAGTGTAAGCATGAATATGAGTGCTTCTGCTGGGAATGCTGGCATTTGGGGAACCCATCCGAGATATGGTGGTGACAGATTTTCTGGTCCTAGAGATCGGGGTTTTCAGAGCAGGGATTTAGGATATGGTAGAGGTAGGGGTATGTGGAACAACAGACAGTCCATGTTTGGTGGAAACGGAGGAGGTTCCTTCAGGCCTCCTCCCAAAGGGCAGCgagtttgtaagttttatgAAAGTGGCTACTGCAAGAAGGGGGCGGCATGTGGTTATTTGCACCCATGA